A stretch of the Nitrospiria bacterium genome encodes the following:
- the cobU gene encoding bifunctional adenosylcobinamide kinase/adenosylcobinamide-phosphate guanylyltransferase encodes MGHKTLILGGVRSGKSRFAIEQSSKFGSSRVYIATAQPLDAEMARRIQKHRQDRSPDWKTIEEPYKLCQVLESINGTTDVVVIDCLTLWLSNQLSIRNQKDNKIQDHIEQLTGVMESINLAVIAVSNEVGLGVIPSDLLSRRFVDFSGFLHQRLSDISQEVFLMMAGNPIPIKRNPHGNH; translated from the coding sequence ATGGGCCATAAGACACTAATCCTGGGGGGTGTTCGCTCCGGAAAAAGCCGGTTTGCAATTGAGCAGAGTTCAAAGTTTGGATCTTCAAGGGTTTACATTGCTACCGCTCAACCCCTGGATGCGGAAATGGCGCGGAGAATTCAAAAACACCGCCAGGACCGGTCCCCAGATTGGAAAACCATAGAGGAACCCTACAAGCTTTGCCAGGTTTTAGAGTCTATAAATGGAACCACTGATGTGGTGGTTATCGATTGTCTTACCTTGTGGCTTTCGAATCAATTGAGTATTAGGAACCAAAAAGATAATAAAATTCAGGATCACATCGAACAATTGACCGGTGTCATGGAATCGATAAACCTCGCTGTTATAGCAGTTTCCAATGAGGTGGGGTTGGGAGTCATTCCTTCGGATTTGCTTTCCCGCCGTTTCGTTGATTTTTCTGGATTTTTACACCAGAGATTGTCCGACATATCACAGGAAGTTTTTTTGATGATGGCAGGAAACCCTATTCCGATAAAAAGGAACCCACATGGAAACCATTGA
- the cobS gene encoding adenosylcobinamide-GDP ribazoletransferase has protein sequence MKDFITAFQILTSIPLSDFPPHHDELTRSVVYFPIVGFTIGLLLFALTFFLLPFLPAGPLAVLLTLVLIFITGGLHSDGLADLCDGLFSGRSREEMLLIMKDSRIGPFGVLALIAVFFLKYALFVEVITHGWLFTFLLMGVLSRWAMVLAAYLGTYARERGTAQPFIGKVSMGQILGATIISLILIFAINVGVGIISLSLVFLLVLLFKQFLYSKIGGLTGDSLGALNEISETLVLLSVLVSDAFLEFA, from the coding sequence GTGAAGGATTTTATTACCGCCTTTCAAATTCTTACAAGTATTCCTTTGAGCGATTTTCCACCTCATCATGATGAATTGACTCGATCGGTCGTTTACTTTCCGATTGTCGGGTTTACCATCGGTCTTCTTCTGTTTGCTCTAACATTTTTTCTTTTGCCGTTCCTTCCCGCTGGCCCTCTGGCGGTATTGCTTACCCTGGTTTTGATTTTCATCACAGGGGGGTTGCATTCGGACGGGTTGGCGGATTTGTGTGATGGATTGTTTTCCGGGAGGTCTCGTGAAGAAATGCTATTGATCATGAAGGACAGTCGGATCGGGCCCTTTGGTGTTTTGGCCCTCATCGCGGTATTTTTTCTTAAGTATGCGCTCTTTGTAGAGGTGATTACCCATGGATGGCTGTTTACTTTTTTATTGATGGGCGTTTTAAGCCGTTGGGCTATGGTCCTTGCCGCCTATCTTGGAACTTATGCAAGAGAAAGGGGTACCGCTCAACCGTTTATCGGAAAGGTCTCCATGGGACAAATCTTGGGAGCGACAATTATTTCTTTGATCCTAATCTTTGCGATTAATGTAGGCGTAGGAATAATTTCTTTATCTCTGGTTTTTTTGCTGGTGTTGTTATTCAAGCAATTTCTTTATTCAAAGATCGGGGGCCTAACCGGTGATTCACTCGGTGCGCTTAACGAAATCTCTGA
- the cobT gene encoding nicotinate-nucleotide--dimethylbenzimidazole phosphoribosyltransferase, with protein sequence METIDSILQKIESSNTGWKKKAQKRLDQLTKPPGSLGRMEDIAAWCIKIWGRIPPPCLKKTIFIFASDHGVVEEQVSAYPKEVTAQMVYNFLQGGAAINVLARHIGAELQVVDMGVDHDFKIAPGLLCRKISYGTRNMVLGPAMSRAQAERALLIGIQLAQRASLKGVHLIGAGDMGIGNTTASSAITTVMTKASVELVTGKGTGVNEQGLLRKQMVIQKALKINFPNSKDPLDVLSKVGGFEIGGIVGLILGSAAHRIPVVIDGFITTSAALLAVALKPETREYLCAGHRSSEPGHQIALNNLGLNPLLDLNMRLGEGSGAALAMGIVEASLKIFNEMATFEQAGVSKAGKRK encoded by the coding sequence ATGGAAACCATTGATTCAATTCTTCAAAAAATTGAATCCTCGAACACCGGTTGGAAGAAGAAAGCACAAAAACGTCTTGATCAACTCACAAAACCTCCCGGAAGCCTCGGTCGAATGGAAGATATTGCGGCATGGTGCATCAAAATTTGGGGTAGAATCCCGCCTCCTTGTTTAAAAAAAACCATCTTTATCTTTGCATCAGATCACGGGGTGGTGGAAGAGCAGGTCAGTGCTTATCCCAAGGAGGTTACAGCACAGATGGTTTACAATTTTCTCCAAGGCGGTGCCGCGATTAATGTCCTGGCACGTCATATTGGAGCAGAGTTACAGGTGGTCGATATGGGGGTCGACCATGATTTTAAAATTGCGCCCGGTTTGTTATGTCGAAAAATTTCCTATGGGACACGAAATATGGTTTTGGGCCCTGCCATGTCACGGGCACAAGCTGAAAGAGCATTGCTGATTGGGATTCAGTTGGCACAAAGGGCATCCTTGAAAGGGGTTCACCTCATCGGGGCAGGGGACATGGGAATTGGGAATACAACGGCAAGTAGTGCAATAACCACAGTCATGACCAAAGCTTCAGTGGAACTTGTCACTGGAAAAGGAACCGGGGTTAATGAGCAGGGATTATTGAGAAAACAAATGGTGATTCAAAAGGCGCTAAAAATAAATTTCCCGAACTCCAAGGACCCCCTGGACGTTCTTTCGAAAGTAGGCGGTTTTGAAATCGGCGGGATTGTGGGACTGATTTTGGGATCGGCTGCTCATCGGATTCCCGTTGTGATCGATGGTTTTATTACCACGTCAGCGGCATTGCTTGCGGTGGCTTTAAAACCTGAAACCAGAGAATATTTGTGTGCTGGACACCGATCCTCAGAACCGGGTCATCAGATTGCATTAAATAATTTGGGACTTAATCCGCTATTAGATTTAAACATGCGGTTGGGGGAAGGATCGGGGGCTGCTTTGGCCATGGGAATCGTAGAGGCTTCTCTAAAAATCTTTAATGAAATGGCAACGTTTGAACAAGCAGGGGTTTCTAAAGCGGGTAAAAGGAAGTGA